The nucleotide window aaatacatttttttaaacttaataaatTTGTAGCTTTCACTACAATAATGAGTGTTTTACTGAGGGGAACCCCAGGAGATTATAGTACACTAACTTCCCTATTGTATCCCTCTGATGCTCTACCTACCTCTGCAATCCTTTAGGATGCTCTTATTTCTTTCCAAGACTTCCAGGACACCCAATGCAGACACGTCTTGGTTTTATGCTTCACTGACTTTGGGCACAGACTGCATTTCTTCCACTTTCCCACAGAAAAACTCCCCCCTATAAAGGGCAAGTATTTCCCTATAATTATTTATACCTATGACAGTATTCACTCTcctgaaaaaaagcatttcacACACTAAAGTGATGTTTTCTCTGCAGTCCAGCTCTAACCAGGTCAGAAATACCAAAACCTTTCTGCACTGATGCCAATGTTAGTGTTAGTTGGAGCCATCTTTGTTAGACATCTTATTGGGTACCCcagattcctttaaaaaaattttttagccaAAAAGAACTGGTCTATCTAAAATTGTGAACTTTTAGCCATCAAACCTGCCCTTTAGGAGAAGCACACCCATTCGTACTAATTCTGGCTGCAGGGTACAAGTCACTTCCAGCTTCTGATAGAGACTCCCTGGATATCATTTTGAAGTACTTCACCCACCATCCTTAATTTTAAGGACAAACTGAGAAGATCAACCAGTCCTTGGAACAATACCTTTGCGCctcaggctacatacacacatgcaatacttctcgtccgataatcggggcagggccaatatcggatgtgaatgtacagcactcgtcgtccattgtctgaaccaacgtcctggaggatccactgacgatggacaaagaacgatcgtaatggaagtaaagggggagagagcacaacggggtgccactccatcgttctccccctcccttctccatgaagcagaacggtgctgtatgtaaagcactctctcatgcatcgtgcagtcgttggaaaggattgtgaaagatcctttccaacgacaaatattgcacatgtgtacatagccttagacacAGCCCATTATGACATTCAGTTTGCTTTTCTACCCTGGACAAACACAATGCCAGCATCAAGGAGTCCTCTTTCTTTGTTGTCTATGACAGACATCCTTGCGCTGGTGCagataaataattcataaaatcagtaaattaccatttaaaaagaaatatggaaatatCTTTTTCTAGAGTAATATCTGGAAGGAGAGGTATGGTCAACTACTTCAGGGTTTTGGAACCTCCATTgcactcaacaaaaaaaaaacaaatgaatgacaTAAAGCTATAATTGAGGGCCCATTTAAATGTTGTGGTAATGCATGTGCACTGCACACAACAGGCATTGCACTGGTAATTATTTTCAATAATGCATGGATTTGTTAAAAACTTCTTGCACGTTAGGGTGCATTGGTATGAACACATCACACAAATCTATATGAGCCCTAAGGGAAATTGACGAGTACATTTAAAATCAGACTGTACTGTTTTACCTTTGTTGGCCATCCCACGAGAAGAGGATATTTAGAGAAAATGGAAAATTCCTGCCTAATATAGAGCCGTTACTTCTATATTGGGCTGTAGACGGAGCACAAACACTTCCAGCGACGGTCTTATCTCAGCAGAGTTTCTGGAAAATGTCCCCTTATCAAAATAGGCTTGTCCACATATTCATCACCTCTCCGGGCTTTTTTAGGACTTGAGGTTTTGTGGCAAGTTCCAATGCAATATGACATTCTATAAAGTTGTCTGTGCATTGAGGTCTGGACACAACACAAGCTAAAAGCGGCATATAAACCAATAACAAATGCTATATCAAAATATACACACTAACAGTCatcagaaaaagaaagtacaacctctggcaagtaaaatatatatatttacatatataaaggcTACTGGTCTGTAGTCCTAACATGAGGTAAATACAATCTCAGATAAACAACACAagacatattacactgtgtcattTACTTAACAAAGACTAATTTAAAGCAGtgtgaaaaattaaatacacccttaccacttctaTAGGATTTAAAAGgctaagtagcagccaggtgctgctaatcaattTCACCCTAATTAACTGAGCATCAACAAGATTTTCTACCACTGAAAGGTTACTTACACATGTCTGATTTTGGAGAATTACAACTCACCTTAGcgaaaaaaatctgaatatctGTGTATAGCGGTCCCCCTACGCTTTTCTATGGAGGATAACATAAAGGCACACCCCCACTGAACAGAAAAGCACCCATTTGCTCATCTGTCACTGTAAACTTTCACAAAAGATTGTTCCCACAGCTTAACAGCAGAAATTTTGGCAGTTTGTTGGTCTGAAAccttcaggtgtgtgttaacacaatgccaaggagtaAACCCCCAAGAGCTACCGGTATGTCTCAGCCTCAGTTAccatgttacattttaaagttcaAGACAGGACAGTTAGAAAAAGACAGAACATGTATGACTTGTTTGGAAGGGCTACCAGATGAAAGCTCCTTCtttataaaaagaacatggcagccaGACTTAGGTTATCAAAGTTGAATCTTAACAAAGTACAAGTCTTCCAAAACATTGTGGAGATGTTTGACTATAATATACAGTGCCACTTTTTGGTAAAGATCAAACACAGGATATTAGTACAAACGCCTCATACCAACTTTCAAGAATGGTGGTGAGGGGTTATGATTATTGGGCTTGCACTGCAGTTTCAGGATCTGCACCTTATAGTCATTAAGTGAACCAGGACCTCCTCTGTATACCAGGGTAgccaggacaatgatcccaagcacaccagtaCAATTAGAGCTACAAAAGAGAGGGAATCAAGGTATAGCACTGACCTAGTAAATGTTCAGACCTCAATCCAATCAAAATACTGCAGAGGAACCTTAtaagagctgtgcataaacaaataccaGCAAACCTCAATAAGCTGAAGCAATGTTATAAAGAAGAGAGTGGGCCAAAGTATCTCCACAAAGATATAAGACTGATAATGTTATCCAGAAAATTATTACATTAAGTTATCGCTTTTAAAGGCAGGTCTATAGGTAATAAATTGTGGGGTGTAAATTTTTCACACATGGTTTcatttctgttaaataaatgacacagtgaaatattttgtgtgttgttttacatctgaggtcagaataaaataattttacaacctgctaaagaccagattttttttattatatattttacaggcaTAACTTATTACTGTAGTCTTTTCTTCCAATGCATCTTTCATATTTGCATAGGTTGTGTGGTTTTGGGTGGGGcataggaaaaatattttactaggcAGACACAGGGCAATTACTTGAAGAGCAAATTTATAcaaagaagaagatttccacctataAATATGTTAGATATCACATAGGCCACTTCCcttattgaacccagaaaaaaacactCTGAACAGtgtcacagggacactctgaaaggagagattattgtgtgtaataataatggttttgatgtggttttgtgtattggaaatgagcctttaatgtaaatattaataaaaatgttgtttatattatatattgttgatattggcctaaaaaaaccctgctacaaaaattggtgttcttcaccgtatgttcttttttaaagagCAAATTTACCAAAAGTATATTTGTccttttaaattatattgtatgCAGGAATGAGAAAAAGCTCTTAAGATGTAAATGTTTGtaccatttattaattttatgaaaaaaaaagacctttcaaTATCATAAAGAAAATTATACTTCTggtattataactttttttctttgcagtggcTACAAACACCATCAGCAACTACTTCAAATTGATCAAACTCAAAACATATTGTTTGCATTCAGTACAGCACAATTGGCCATCTGCTGGCTGGAAGGAGACCGTACAAGGTAGATCAGAgacaagaggacctgtcacttttgAAGTGGAAGAATAGAATCCAGGAGTAATTTCTTGAATATTTTCACGTAGTCCCTTGCTCACAGTAACACAGTTTGATCTGTTTATTCTTCACAGTTTGGAAAAAGCTGTGCATATATTTtcatcaaaaacatatttttaacaaggTGCTACAAGGCACTCAATGGTCTCATCTCTGCTGAACTCCAATGCAGTAACAGCAACCAATGAATGAAGAGGGAGGTGTTATTCTTTTTAGAAAGTAAAAGAATTTTGATAACATAGTCATGAATCCATAACAGATCGATCAATGATGTTGTACATGCAGAggttcttattaaaaaaaaaaaaaaggtatccaGACATATTTAACATACAAAGTGGGCTCCTATAACACAGGATGATGTTTCCGTACATCAGTCCATTGGCCTGTGCACAGACAGGTAGCAAGCCCAGGTGGTGCTCCTTGTTCTCTCCATGCACAATCAGTTCAGAGGAGGAACACTGCCCTCTAGTGTTAGCTGTCTGGAAGTGGCTGAGTGAGCATGCAGCTTCTGGTCTTCAGTTGGGACTGAGCGATGTCAGCCAGGGCAGTCTGgatcttttccagcaacataTCCCCACGGTAAACCACCTCCTCCAGGCGAGATGCTGCAGCATGGTTCTCCTCTTCTAGCTGGTACAGACTGGCAGCCTTTAGAGAGCCAGATTAAGGGAATGAAATTAAACAATGATTGCAACAACTGAGAAAACAGTGAATTCAGTCTAAAGTTAATTGACAACTTTTTAACATAACTACCCTATGCAATATATTTAAGGATGGGTATGACTCGATAGCAAAGTTCACCAGTTTAAAGTAGGATGGGTTATAACCCCAGGCAGTGTCCCTATTAAGCAGACCTGCTCTTTTTTTGTCCTGACCATTGCCACCAGGActgaaagtgatgggaaacataTCTCAATATTGAATTTTCACCAGAAGAAGAGAAATCTTTTGATAGAGACAGCTGTCAATATGACAACTGTTTAAAAGGGCATATTACTTACCCTATGTTGTGTCTATAGGTCCTCCCTCTTTTCACACTCAAACCATTTACCCTCCTTGAAAAAATATCCCCCCATGTCTCTAACACTATAAACAGAACTCTATAATATAGACCAGTGGtcagtcaccaaccttttggaactCATCAATCACTAAATCCACAGACGccggactgcgcatgtgtggggagctatgcgtcactcaaaggggaagaaacttcccctttagtgacgtcatgatgccagaacctgcccactctcccatcgcaggtctgagcctgtgatggaagagtgggcaagttgtgtccatacaggggacatggcctATGGCCAGGGCTGTGGATCACCGGTTTGCGAACGTTGATATACACAATGATTTCCCAGAAGATACTACATGCCATACACAGAAGCCCAACAACTCTCTCTCAGCCTACTGCTATCTGAAGTCATCTTCCACCTCCCACATCCAGAGCCTTTACTTCCCCTTTAGGGTTCTGGAATTTGACTGATGTTAGATTCTGTGGCCAGGACCTAAATCGCCTTGACACACAAACTTTAGTATAAGAGGCCACTGAAGAAGGATGGTGAAGTTACAACTATTTCCCATACAATAACAACATACAAGCATTCTACTACAATGCTTGCTACATCAGCTGCCCATGTTACCTGTAAAGCGGCTGTAGATTCCTCACTAGGCAGAGAGTCGATTAATACATCAATGTCTTTTGCTGTGCGGGCAATGAGAGCTGCAAACAGCTGGGCGTACTCtgtaatgtgaaaatgtgatGTAAGTcagtaacattcattttaaatacaacgTTAAGATTTTTCACCCCCTCACTGCCAGCAGCATTTGCCTGATTTCTCACaaattcagtgttcaacccagaattttttttaagccgggttgcagcccctgtattgtggcccaagtcttcagtggtgcgcccagctaaaaggtgctggggagaacactgcaaacaCACTAAAAAGCAGTTTTTTACAAACATGGAAGTCCgcgagcttaaataaatcagacctaaa belongs to Pyxicephalus adspersus chromosome 2, UCB_Pads_2.0, whole genome shotgun sequence and includes:
- the MED21 gene encoding mediator of RNA polymerase II transcription subunit 21 produces the protein MADRLTQLQDALNSLADQFCNAIGVLQQCAPPASFNNIQTTINKDQPPNPTEEYAQLFAALIARTAKDIDVLIDSLPSEESTAALQAASLYQLEEENHAAASRLEEVVYRGDMLLEKIQTALADIAQSQLKTRSCMLTQPLPDS